GAACGTTTTATCTATTTTATTAATTTTTATAAATGACATGATCTATACATCCTTTCTCTTAGCTTTTAATTTTAATTGAGGCAATGTTAAGAATATGGCAATAACTAGTGCTGAAACTAATTTAAAATCATTAGCACCGATAATATTAAGTTTTAACACTCCAACTAATAATAATCTATAGATAATTGCTCCACAAATGACACATATCAATCTTGTCGTAAAAGTCACATCCTTGAAGATTACTTCACCTATAATAATTGCTGCTAAAGCTACTACTATAACTCCAATTCCGCTGTTAACATCAGAATAACCATTATTTTGTGCTAAAATTGCACCAGCTAAAGAAATAATTCCATTAGCAAGCATTAATCCTAAAATCGTCATCGATTTAGTAGAAATACCTAGAGCAGTTGCCATTTTTTCATTATCCCCCGTTGCAATTAAACTCTGACCTAATTCTGTTGAAAAGAATAAAGACATAGCGAAGATAATTAATCCAGAAAGAATAATTCCAACAAGTACAGTATCATAATGA
This is a stretch of genomic DNA from Gemella haemolysans. It encodes these proteins:
- a CDS encoding ABC transporter permease, with the translated sequence MDLFVSAISQGMLWGILSLGLFISFRVLNIADMTTEGAYPLGAAVCVICIHNGINPIIATLISIVAGMLAGLVTGFLITVCKIPSLLAGILTMTALLSVNLRIMGRPNLSLINKDTIFSKIQGLNLPTHYDTVLVGIILSGLIIFAMSLFFSTELGQSLIATGDNEKMATALGISTKSMTILGLMLANGIISLAGAILAQNNGYSDVNSGIGVIVVALAAIIIGEVIFKDVTFTTRLICVICGAIIYRLLLVGVLKLNIIGANDFKLVSALVIAIFLTLPQLKLKAKRKDV